In Thermodesulfovibrionales bacterium, the genomic stretch TTAACCTCGGCGCCTTTAATCACTACATAAATGTTCCGCTCCTGCAGCAATGGGCAGGGAAATCCATGGATATCAGGGGCATCATCGACCGTGCAGTTAGGCGGTTGGTCGTACCTTTTTTCGGCAATCAGCCTGGGTACAGTATTGCGGTTCGGTTCAGGCGGATGGTGAGGGTCGAGGCGTTCCTTATCGTAGTCGTCCTGCTTTGTGCAGCGGCGCTCCGCCACGAGGTACCCGCCCGCCACTATCTTCACCTCCAGCACACAAAAATGGAGCATGCACAGCAGGCGCCTGAGCCGGTCGTGAGCCTTCAGACGAAACCTGAAAGAATTGCTGTGGGAATCCCTGTGGCGATGACCGTCCTGATCGAAGATCGTGACGGAAAACCTCTTGAAGGACTCGAAGTCTCACATGAGAGGATACTCCACGCCATCGTCATCGGCAAGGATCTTAACGTCTTTGCCCATATCCACCCCGAGGACATTGGCCGCATCACTCGTGAGATGAGGAAGAAGGCGACCTTCCCCCTGAGCTTTACCTTTCCGAAGGCCGGGGAATATCTCATTGGCATAGACTTCGCCGTCGCTGGTCAGACACATAGCAAGAGCTTTTCTCTCAATGTCGCGGGTGAGCCGGCAATGGGAGGGCCTAAGGTCGATTTCTCGAAAACTAAGGATTTTGGAGAGTATCGCGTCACCCTGACGACCCCTGAGAAGGTAAAGGCGGGCGAAGAAACAAGACTTGCATACTTCATTGAAAGGAACGGGGAGGCAGTGAAAGATCTCAATCCTTACCTCGGAGCTGCAATGCACCTTGCTGTTGTACCCACTGACCTCAAGCTCTTTATCCATGCCCACGGGATCACGCCGGGGGAACCTCACCATCACATGGACCATATGGATATGCATGCCCATCCCCCCAAGAGGTTTGGCCCTGAGATCGATGCAGACGTCATCTTTCCCGTCAAGGGTATCTATAAGATATTCAGCCAGGTTGAACACAAGGGAAAGGTCCTCCTCTTCGACTTCATGGTGAACGTGGAGTAGCCGGTTCACGGCTTTGGCCATCAATCCTTGTAGTAGCCCGGTTTATCTGGTAAAATGCTCTGAAAAGACAGGGTAGAGGAGGTCCTATGGATATGAAGAGGAGTGCCTTGCTTGCTGCTGTATTGTGTCTATTTACGGTCTCTGTCGCCAGTGCAACGCATACCGGCGACGGCGGTTCTGATGGGAAGAAGGCGAGATTTACAAAACACTTCAACGAAACGCTTTTCCAGATTTCCGAGAAGGGTGAGTTTAGTGTCGAGGTCCTGCTGGACGACAAGGAATACCCTAAACTCGGCAAGAATGTAATCGGTATTGTGATCCATAACAAGCACGATCAGGATGTAGAAGGCGCCGATATTACGCTTTCCCTTCTCAGCGATGGCCAGGATGTCACAGGGTCACCGTTTGTCAAGGAAAAGGGAGACGGGTTGTACACCGTCGCAGACCTTGATCTCTCCAAGGAGAGGAAAGGGGAACTGAGGGTCAAGATCAGGCAGAAGGAGGTCCAGGATACTGCCGTCTTTGTTCTTCCCTCGGCATTGAAGGAACGTTTTCCTGCAGGCAGATATACTGAATGAAGCGATGGCCGACAAGGGGAGAAAAGAGTCCTGATATTGACAAGAGAGTAATTTTGTACTAAACTTCAGGCAACACATCCGGGAAATGCCTTGTAGTTATTCGCCTTTAAGATAGCCCGGTGAGGCTAAAAAGGCAAAGGAGTCAGCGTGAGCTGCAAACAATACAGCCGTTCACCACACCTTCTCCATGACCTCTGGGGAAGGTTTTTTTATGTCTGATGCCATGGCAAAAGAACTTCTGAACAAGAAAGAGATCGACCGGGCCATAATGAGGATGGCCCATGAGATCATCGAGAAGAATAAAGGTACGGAAAACATTTGCCTCGTGGGGATTCAGCGCGGAGGGGTACACCTTGCTCGGAGGCTTTCCGAGAACATAGGGGAGATTGAGCATGTGAGCATCCCTGTCGGGTCCCTTGATATCTCCTTTTACCGCGATGATCTGAGCATCCGGAAGGAGCACCCCTTTGTCCGGAAGACCGATGTCCCCTGCGACATTACGGGCAAGAAGGTCATCCTCGTTGACGATGTTCTTTTCACCGGGCGGTCGATCAGGGCCGCAATGGATGCGCTCATGGACATTGGGAGGCCCTCCGCCATCCAGCTTGCTGTCCTGATAGACAGGGGCCATCGGGAACTTCCGATAAAGGCTGACTATGTCGGGAAGAATATCCCGACTGCCCTCGATGAAACGGTCAGATTGCACCTGGAAGAGGAAGGCGCGGAGGAACGGGTGATCATCGTCCATTCTTCGGGAACTGAAGGGGAGGCCCATGATAAGTAATCTGAGGTCCAAGGACCTCCTCGGCATAAAGGACCTGAATGCCGAGGAGATACATCTCATCCTCGACACGGCCTCGGGTTTCAGGGATGTTCTTGGAAGGGACATCAAAAAGGTCCCTGCCCTGCGCGGCAAGACCGTGGTGAATCTCTTTTTTGAGCCGTCGACAAGGACAAAGACCTCCTTCGAACTGGCAGAAAAAAGATTGAGCACCGATGTCCTGAACTTCTCCGTGCCGACGAGCAGTGTTGTGAAGGGGGAAACGCTCTATGACACGATAAAAACGATTGAAGCCTATGGAGTGGATTTTGTGGTGATACGTCATTCCTGCAGCGGGACCCCTCACTTCATCGCGAGGAACGTAGACGCGTCGGTTATCAATGCAGGTGATGGCGTGCACGAACATCCTACGCAGGCCCTCCTTGATGCCTTTACGATCAAAGAAAAGAAGGGAGCTTTCCCTGGTCTCGAGGTTGCGATCGTCGGCGATATACTCCATAGCAGGGTGGCGAAGTCGAATATTTCCGCCCTTGCTAAACTCGGAGCAAAGGTGAGACTCATAGCCCCTCCGACGCTCCTGCCGTCCTGCATCCCGGAAGGTGCAGCGGTGTATCACGCTATGGATGAAGGGTTGAAGGGCGTTGATGTTGTGATGATGCTGAGGATCCAGATGGAACGGCAGGGGAAGGGCTTCTTTCCCTCTACCGGTGAATTTTTCAAGCTCTGGGGGTTGACGAGGGAGAGAGTGGCACTTGCCAAGGCTGATGCCATTGTCATGCACCCCGGTCCCATGAACAGGGGTGTTGAGATAGCATCTGATGTTGCCGACTCTCCCCAGTCCGTAATACGCGAGCAGGTTACGAACGGCATTGCCGTGAGAATGGCTGTGATGTATCTCCTCGGTGGGGCGCGGGGGTAGGACCATGAGAGACGACCAAGGCATAACAATCATCATCAGGAATGGTCACATAATCGATCCTTCTCAGGGGATCGACGGTATAGGAGATATCTCTATCGAGAATGGGAAGGTTACAGAAATCAGAATGGGAGCGAATCCTCTGCACTCCCCTCAGCCTCTTCAGAAGGGCGGTAAGGGGGAACCTCATGCGGGTGGCTCGGGAATCCATACGATCGATGCAACGGGTCTCTATGTCTTGCCAGGTCTCGTCGATATGCACACTCATTTGAGGGAGCCGGGCTTTGAACACAAAGAGACGATAAGGACAGGGACGCTGGCTGCGTTGAGAGGCGGATTTACCTCGGTCTGCTGTATGCCCAACACAAAACCGGTGAACGACAATGAGACCGTTACCGAATTTATCCTGCGGAAGACTTACGCCGAGGGGGCATGTTATGTCTATCCCATCGGAGCGATCACGAAAGGTCAGAAAGGCGAGGAGCTTGCGGAGATGGGAATGATGCGGGAGGCAGGATGCGTCGCCTTTTCTGATGATGGCTTTCCGGTCATGAACAGCCTGATCATGAGGAGGGCCCTCGAATACTCAAGGGTCTTTCATGTGCCGATCATCGCCCATAGTGAGGATCTCACCCTTTCCGACGGCGGTGTCATGAACGAGGGAGTGGTCTCTGCGGCCATGGGGTTGAAAGGGATCCCGTCGGCAGCTGAGGAAGTGATGATCTCGCGGGACATCGCTCTGGCTGAATTGACGGGCGGCAGGCTCCATATCGCCCATGTCTCGACAAGGGGCTCTGTGAGGCTCATACGACAGGCAAAGGAGAGAGGCATCCCTGTTACTGCCGAGACATGCCCACACTATTTCAGCCTAACTGAAGAGGCCGTCAGCGGATATGAGACAAAGGCAAAGGTGAACCCCCCTTTAAGGACGAGGCAGGACCTAGATGCTATGAAAGAAGGGCTGAAGGACGGTACCATCGATGTTATCGCAACAGACCACGCACCCCATCACAGGGACGAGAAACTTCTGGAATTCGACAAGGCAACCTCAGGCATATCGGGCCTTGAGACGGCCCTTTCCCTGAGCCTGAGGCTCGTGGAAGAAGGCGTCTTCACCCTTTCTCAGCTTGTCGAGAAAATGGCCTGGAACCCTTCAAAGATCCTGAATATCAGAAAGGGGTCGCTGGCAGCCGGTTCCGATGCGGATATCGTCATCGTCGACAGAAACAAGGGGTTCATTGTCGAGCCTGAGTGGTTCGTCTCAAAGGGCAAGAACTCGCCCTTCGGGGGATGGGTGCTGAAGGGTCTGCCGGTCAAGGTTATCGTCAAAGGAAAGATTTCGGAGGTTTCATGACGAGGGCATTGCTTGTCTTATCGGACGGAACAATTTTTGAGGGACTGAGTTTCGGGGCCGAGGGTGAGGCTATCGGCGAGGTCGTCTTCAACACCTCCATGACGGGATACCAGGAGATCCTTACCGACCCTTCGTACAAAGGCCAGATGGTCGCGATGACCTATTCCCAGATCGGTAATTATGGGATCAATACAGAAGATGTCGAATCTGCCGGCGGCCCCAAAGTGGAAGGGTTCATCGTCAGGGAATGTCCTGATTTCCCGAGCAGCTGGAGGGCGACGCTGTCGCTGAGTCAGTATCTCAGGGACAACGGGGTTGTCGGGATAGAGGGAATCGATACGAGGGCGTTGACGAGGCATCTGAGGAACCATGGTGCGCAGATGGGAATCCTTTCGACTACAGACCCCGATCCTGCGCATCTTTTGTCAAGGGTCAGAAGACATCCGGGGATCTCCGCCCTCGATCTCGTAAAGGAGGTGACGACAAAAGAACAGTATTCATGGACTGAAGGGTGCTGGAGATGGTGCAGCAAAGAGGTGAGGGATTTGGCGTCGGAGATCGGCAACAAGGAAAAAACCGATCATCGGTCCCTGCCCCCTAGACCCTATCGTGTCGTCGTTTATGATTTCGGCATCAAGTTCAACATCCTGAGGAACCTCGTTGAGGCAGGTTTTGACGTGACCGTCGTCCCTGCGGAGACGCCTGCAGAAGAGGTCCTCGAGATGAATCCCGACGGCATAATCCTGAGCAACGGGCCCGGCGACCCTGAAACAGTGACCTATGCGATCGAGAATGCGAGGAGACTCATCGGCAAGAAGCCTATATTCGGCATCTGCCTCGGCCATCAGATACTCGGGCTTGCCATGGGAGGAAGGACGTACAAACTCAAGTTCGGCCATCACGGCGGCAACCATCCTGTTAAGGATTTGTCAACGGCAAGGATCGAGATAACCTCGCAGAACCACAACTATTGCGTGGACATTGCGAGCCTCAGGGGAAAGGCGAAGCTCACTCATAAGAACCTCTATGACGGCACCGAAGAAGGAATGGTGCATGTGGAGTTTCCGCTCTTCTCGGTGCAGCACCATCCCGAGGCAGGGCCGGGGCCGAACGACTCAGCCCATCTCTTCAGAAGGTTCCGGGAGATGATCGGAGGGAAGACATGATGAAAGAGGTCACGTCGGACATCTACCATCTTCTCCATCCGAAGATGGCCTTCTACTTCGGCGGCAGGTCGTAGGATCCGGAATGTCATCGTGACAAACTCCATGACGGGAACAAAAGCATGAGTTACGACCTCATGATAAAGGACGATACTCTCATACTGAGAACGTCTTCCTTCAGGGCAGAGAAGGGGAGCGTCCTTCACAGCGGCATTTATAACCGCGAGCTTGCGTCGAGTCTGGCAGCAGGCGGCGTTCTGATGCTCCTTGGATTTTTTTTTGCCGCGAGCGGTAAAATAACGGTTGTCCATCTTGTGTCAGGGGCCGCGGTATTTGCCGTTCTCTTCCTTGTTTCCAGGAGGTTCCTATTCCGCGAGGTAATTCTTGAGGCCCTTTTTGACAGAGTGAACGACAGGATAGATACCTCGGTGCGGAAGATCGTCGGCAGTGTCAGACAGGTCCATAAGATGTCAGAGCTCTCGGGTATCTGTCTGGACCATGTGACGGTTCAGCCTGAAAATCCCGACGGGATCCGTGTTGTTGAGAAGATCGCCCTGCAGCACGGCACGGTGATCCCGGGGTTTGGAAAGATCAAGGAATTCCATGTGGTGCAGCTCGATTTTTCCGGCGAGCGGGTCAGTATTTTCAGTTCGGGAAAGAAAGAGGAGGCAGAGGCACTCATCGCCAGGTTAAAGGGGTTTGTCAGTGATTCACCGAACAGGGGAGCATGAATGAGTCTCGTCTATGATGAGCTTATTATCGCGACAAAACGGGAGATAGCGGTCTGTGAAGATGCGATAAAGAACGTGAGGAAGACCCTTGCCCACATGGAAGGCAGATATGCGATGGGCACTCCTGCATTTATCGAAAAGATGAAGAACAGTGACATGGGCGGCAATGCCGATTATGAACTCTGGTATTCGAGTTTTCTTGGGTTAGGGCGCTGGGAAGAGAGGTTGGAAGGCCTAAGGGAGATCCTCCGGATGCATTTCGGATCGATGAGGTGAACGTGCCGAAGAGGGATGACATAAAAAAGATACTGTTGATCGGCTCCGGTCCGATTGTCATCGGACAGGCATGCGAGTTTGACTATTCCGGTACCCAGGCGTGCAAGGCGTTGAGGGAAGAGGGCTACAAGGTGGTGCTCGTCAATTCAAACCCGGCGACGATCATGACCGACCCTGAGACGGCAGACGCAGTCTATATCGAGCCTCTCACAGCAGAGATTATGGAACTCATCATAAAGAAGGAGAGGCCTGACGCCCTTCTTCCGACGATGGGAGGACAGACCGCCCTCAATCTCGCCGTCGAACTCGCAGAGACGGGCATTCTCGAGAAATACGACGTGGAACTGATCGGCGCGAAGCTCCATGCCATCAAGAAGGCCGAAGACAGGGAACTCTTCAAGGAGGCGATGGAGAAGATCGGCTTTGAAGTCCCTCGAAGCGCATATATCGCGAGTATGAAGGAAGGGCTAGAGGCCATAGAATCAATCGGTTTCCCCGCTATCCTGAGACCGTCCTTCACCCTTGGAGGCACGGGCGGAGGCATCGCATACAACAGGGAGGAGTACACGGACCTTCTCGAAAAGGGTCTGAAACTCAGCCCTGTCCACCAGATCTTGGTGGAAGAATCGGTACTCGGCTGGAAGGAGTTCGAACTCGAGGTGATGCGCGATACGAGAGACAATGTCGTCATCATCTGTTCCATAGAGAATTTTGATCCCATGGGAGTGCATACGGGAGATTCGATAACCGTCGCTCCTGCACAGACGCTCACCGACAGGGAATATCAGCGGATGCGTGACGCCTCTATCGCCATCATCCGTGAGATCGGCGTTGACACCGGGGGTTCGAACATCCAGTTTGCCCTTAACCCCCGGAATGGGAGGATGATGGTCATCGAGATGAACCCGAGGGTTTCGAGGAGCTCTGCCCTTGCGAGCAAGGCAACGGGCTTCCCCATCGCGAAGATCGCGGCAAAGCTTGCGGTAGGTCTCACGCTTGATGAGATTCCGAATGACATCACGAAGGAGACGCCTGCCTCCTTTGAACCGGCGATCGATTACGTCGTGACGAAGATCCCAAGGTTCACCTTCGAAAAATTCCCTGAGGCAGACCCGACGCTCACAACGCAGATGAAATCGGTGGGAGAGGCCATGTCCATCGGCAGGACCTTCAAGGAGTCCCTCCAGAAGGCGTTGAGAAGCCTTGAGACCGGCAACTACGGGTTGGAGGAAGTGAAGGTCGGCACCGGTGAACTGAAATCAAAGCTCAAGATACCCCATTCCGAAAGGATATGGTATGCTGCACAGGCGCTCAGAAAAGGCATGTCTGTGGATGATGTCCACGGGCTCACGTGGATCGATCCCTGGTTCCTCACGATGATGGAACAGATCATCGGGATGGAAGAAGAGATGAAGAAGGCTGCGTTGTGCAGTCAGGATTCACATCCTTCCCCGTCGTCCCCGGAGGCTGTCAATCCTCAAGTCTTGCGCGGAGCCAAGGAGTATGGCTTCTCCGACCGGCGTATCGCTCAGCTCATGGGACTGACGGAGAAGGATATCAGAAGCCTGAGGAATCAATGGGGGATACGGCCGGTTTATAAAATGGTCGACACCTGTGCCGCAGAGTTCGAGGCATACACGCCCTATCTCTATTCAACGTATGAGAAGGCCTTCTCTCCGGCTGCAGAGCGCAGCATGCAGCGTGCAGGAGCGGATCAGAAATCCGAAATCATGCCTCGTGCGTCTGTCGAGTCCGAGGCAAATCCGACGGACAGGAAAAAGGTCGTCATCCTCGGATCCGGGCCGAACAGGATCGGCCAGGGCATCGAATTTGATTATTGCTGCGTCCATGCTGTCTTCGCCCTGAAATCGTTGAAATACGAGACGATCATGATCAATTGTAACCCCGAGACCGTGAGCACCGATTACGATACGGCTGACAGGCTCTATTTTGAACCCCTCACCATCGAGGACGTGCTGAGCATCGTTGAAACCGAAAAGCCTGAGGGTGTGATCGTCCAGTTCGGAGGACAGACGCCCCTCAAGCTTGCGGTGCCTCTTGAGAGGGAAGGGGTCAGGATCCTCGGCACTTCTCCCGATTCGATTGACAGGGCTGAGGACAGGAAGAGGTTTAAGGAGCTCCTCCACAAGCTCAGACTGAGGCAGCCCGAAAGCGACACCGTGGCATCGCCTGAAGAGGCGGTTGCAGTCGCCCAAAGGATAGGCTATCCTGTCATGGTAAGGCCGTCCTATGTCCTCGGAGGAAGGGCGATGGAGATCGTTTATGATGAACGGTCGCTCAATGACTACATGATGAGGGCGGTGAAGGCCTCGCCTGAGCATCCTGTGCTCGTCGATAAATACCTCGAAGACGCCATCGAGGTTGACGTGGATGCGATATCCGACGGCAGTGACGTTGTGATCGGCGGGGTTATGGAACATATCGAGGAGGCCGGCATCCATTCAGGAGACTCTGCATGCTCGCTGCCTCCTTACTCGCTCGGGACCGATATCGTGGAGGAGATCAAGGCCCAGACAAGGGCCCTTGCGCGGGAATTGAATGTCATTGGACTCATGAACGTACAGTTTGCGGTGAAGGACGGCGACATCTATATCCTCGAAGTGAACCCTCGGGGTTCGAGAACCGTCCCCTTTGTCTCCAAGGCCACGGGAGTTCCCCTGGCAAAGCTCGCTGCAAAGATCATGGGCGGAAAAACGCTGAAGGAACTCGGTTTCACATCGGAAAGAGAGATGAATTATATCGCTGTCAAGGAGGCTGTCTTTCCCTTCGACAGGTTCCATGGTGTCGATACGATCCTCGGACCGGAGATGAAATCGACGGGTGAGGTGATGGGGATAGACGAGAATTTCGGTCTTGCCTATGCAAAGGCCCAGGAGTCCTCGGATAATAAACTTCCGCTCTCCGGCAAGATATTCGTCAGCGTAAAGGACAAGGATAAACCGGGCATATGCCACATCGTCCGGAGGTTCCAGGAGATGGGGTTCGATGTCATTGCGACAAGAGGAACGGCCGAGCATCTCCTGAAGAAAGGTATCGAGGTCGGTATTATCAATAAGGTGACGGAAGGAAGGCCCCACATTGTGGACCTCATAAAGAACAAAGAGATAAGCTTCGTGATCAACACGGTGACCGGCGCACAGGCGCAGAGGGATTCTTTTTCCATACGGCAGAGCTCTCTTCAGCACCACGTCCCTTTTACAACGACCCTGTCCGGCGCCAACGCCGTTGTGAATGCCATCGAAAGGCTGCTCAGGGGAAAGATCACGATAAAATCCCTGAAGGAATACCATACCATGACCGTACCATGCAATCCTCAATGAGTTACAGATTGTCTCTCGTTATCCCTGTATCCTAAGGCATAACCAATAAGAAGAAGGAGGTCCTATGGCATCGATCAAGAGAATCGGAGTTATCACAAGCGGCGGTGATTGCGGCGGACTGAATGCCGTCATCAAGGGCGTGGCCCGCGGCGCGTACGACCTGGGGATCGAGTCGGTCGTCATTCCGAACGGCTACGCAGGATTATACAACCTCGTGGAATTCGAAAATGTCGTTCTCCTCAATGCGGACCGGGTAAGCCGCATCGAGGCGTCCCTCGCCGGCTCGGAGGCTGGACATTCGAGGGTAAAGATCAGCAAGATCGAAGACCCGAACAAGTATGAAAGGATAAAGGAGGGTCTAAAAAAGTTCGGGATCGACGCGCTCATCATCAGCGGCGGCGATGATACCGGAAGCGTTGTCGTCGACCTTGCTTCCCAGGGGATCCCCTGTATCCATGTCCCGAAGACCATGGACCTCGACCTTCAGCCTTACAGCGTTGGAGGCGATTCGGCAATTAACCGGATAGCGGTATTTACGCGGGACCTGAAGACCACTGGTCTGAGCCATAACCGCATCCTCGTGATCGAGGTCTTCGGAAGGTATGTCGGACATACCGCCCTGCGCGGTGGAATAGGCGCTGAGGCAGACTGCATCCTTATCCCTGAGGTGCCCGTGGACTTCGATATTGTCTATGAACACATGAAGGCCACGTACTTTGCCAGGGTGGTGAGGAGCGATGTGAAGGCAGGCACGTACATTATTGTGGTTGCCGAGGGTCTCAAGAATGCAAGCGGTGAGATGCTCTTTGACGAGTCGGCGGGAGTCGATGCCTTTGGCCACAAAAAGCTCGCGGGCGCGGGGAGGTACGTCAGACAGCAGCTCGAAAAGAGGCTGAAGAACGACCCCGAGGTGGTCGAATTCATGAGAAAGACAGGAATGCATGTGCCCGGCATTTATGTAATCCCCGAGGTAAGGGAGGTGACGCCGGGACATCTCGTTCGCTCCGGGGGATCTTCTGCCTACGATGTAAATTTCGGCTATAGGGTAGGGGCTGGAGCAGTCTTCCTCTTGCTCGAGGGGAAAAGCGGCAATACCGTTGTCGATGTTGACGGCCGGAGAATCTACTATATGGCGACAGCAGAGGCGATACGGCGCAGGGAAGTGGATATCGAGGAACTCGCCCTCTTTGAGAGCCTCGGTACCTGCTTCGGAAGAAAACCGGTGAAGTATGATCATGAGATGATCGAGGTGAAGGGGCAGGTGCAGAGGCATCTGTAGTGTCGAGAGAACGGGAGGCTCTT encodes the following:
- the carA gene encoding glutamine-hydrolyzing carbamoyl-phosphate synthase small subunit; the protein is MTRALLVLSDGTIFEGLSFGAEGEAIGEVVFNTSMTGYQEILTDPSYKGQMVAMTYSQIGNYGINTEDVESAGGPKVEGFIVRECPDFPSSWRATLSLSQYLRDNGVVGIEGIDTRALTRHLRNHGAQMGILSTTDPDPAHLLSRVRRHPGISALDLVKEVTTKEQYSWTEGCWRWCSKEVRDLASEIGNKEKTDHRSLPPRPYRVVVYDFGIKFNILRNLVEAGFDVTVVPAETPAEEVLEMNPDGIILSNGPGDPETVTYAIENARRLIGKKPIFGICLGHQILGLAMGGRTYKLKFGHHGGNHPVKDLSTARIEITSQNHNYCVDIASLRGKAKLTHKNLYDGTEEGMVHVEFPLFSVQHHPEAGPGPNDSAHLFRRFREMIGGKT
- a CDS encoding CopD family protein translates to NLGAFNHYINVPLLQQWAGKSMDIRGIIDRAVRRLVVPFFGNQPGYSIAVRFRRMVRVEAFLIVVVLLCAAALRHEVPARHYLHLQHTKMEHAQQAPEPVVSLQTKPERIAVGIPVAMTVLIEDRDGKPLEGLEVSHERILHAIVIGKDLNVFAHIHPEDIGRITREMRKKATFPLSFTFPKAGEYLIGIDFAVAGQTHSKSFSLNVAGEPAMGGPKVDFSKTKDFGEYRVTLTTPEKVKAGEETRLAYFIERNGEAVKDLNPYLGAAMHLAVVPTDLKLFIHAHGITPGEPHHHMDHMDMHAHPPKRFGPEIDADVIFPVKGIYKIFSQVEHKGKVLLFDFMVNVE
- the carB gene encoding carbamoyl-phosphate synthase large subunit, with product MPKRDDIKKILLIGSGPIVIGQACEFDYSGTQACKALREEGYKVVLVNSNPATIMTDPETADAVYIEPLTAEIMELIIKKERPDALLPTMGGQTALNLAVELAETGILEKYDVELIGAKLHAIKKAEDRELFKEAMEKIGFEVPRSAYIASMKEGLEAIESIGFPAILRPSFTLGGTGGGIAYNREEYTDLLEKGLKLSPVHQILVEESVLGWKEFELEVMRDTRDNVVIICSIENFDPMGVHTGDSITVAPAQTLTDREYQRMRDASIAIIREIGVDTGGSNIQFALNPRNGRMMVIEMNPRVSRSSALASKATGFPIAKIAAKLAVGLTLDEIPNDITKETPASFEPAIDYVVTKIPRFTFEKFPEADPTLTTQMKSVGEAMSIGRTFKESLQKALRSLETGNYGLEEVKVGTGELKSKLKIPHSERIWYAAQALRKGMSVDDVHGLTWIDPWFLTMMEQIIGMEEEMKKAALCSQDSHPSPSSPEAVNPQVLRGAKEYGFSDRRIAQLMGLTEKDIRSLRNQWGIRPVYKMVDTCAAEFEAYTPYLYSTYEKAFSPAAERSMQRAGADQKSEIMPRASVESEANPTDRKKVVILGSGPNRIGQGIEFDYCCVHAVFALKSLKYETIMINCNPETVSTDYDTADRLYFEPLTIEDVLSIVETEKPEGVIVQFGGQTPLKLAVPLEREGVRILGTSPDSIDRAEDRKRFKELLHKLRLRQPESDTVASPEEAVAVAQRIGYPVMVRPSYVLGGRAMEIVYDERSLNDYMMRAVKASPEHPVLVDKYLEDAIEVDVDAISDGSDVVIGGVMEHIEEAGIHSGDSACSLPPYSLGTDIVEEIKAQTRALARELNVIGLMNVQFAVKDGDIYILEVNPRGSRTVPFVSKATGVPLAKLAAKIMGGKTLKELGFTSEREMNYIAVKEAVFPFDRFHGVDTILGPEMKSTGEVMGIDENFGLAYAKAQESSDNKLPLSGKIFVSVKDKDKPGICHIVRRFQEMGFDVIATRGTAEHLLKKGIEVGIINKVTEGRPHIVDLIKNKEISFVINTVTGAQAQRDSFSIRQSSLQHHVPFTTTLSGANAVVNAIERLLRGKITIKSLKEYHTMTVPCNPQ
- a CDS encoding aspartate carbamoyltransferase catalytic subunit — encoded protein: MISNLRSKDLLGIKDLNAEEIHLILDTASGFRDVLGRDIKKVPALRGKTVVNLFFEPSTRTKTSFELAEKRLSTDVLNFSVPTSSVVKGETLYDTIKTIEAYGVDFVVIRHSCSGTPHFIARNVDASVINAGDGVHEHPTQALLDAFTIKEKKGAFPGLEVAIVGDILHSRVAKSNISALAKLGAKVRLIAPPTLLPSCIPEGAAVYHAMDEGLKGVDVVMMLRIQMERQGKGFFPSTGEFFKLWGLTRERVALAKADAIVMHPGPMNRGVEIASDVADSPQSVIREQVTNGIAVRMAVMYLLGGARG
- a CDS encoding dihydroorotase, with protein sequence MRDDQGITIIIRNGHIIDPSQGIDGIGDISIENGKVTEIRMGANPLHSPQPLQKGGKGEPHAGGSGIHTIDATGLYVLPGLVDMHTHLREPGFEHKETIRTGTLAALRGGFTSVCCMPNTKPVNDNETVTEFILRKTYAEGACYVYPIGAITKGQKGEELAEMGMMREAGCVAFSDDGFPVMNSLIMRRALEYSRVFHVPIIAHSEDLTLSDGGVMNEGVVSAAMGLKGIPSAAEEVMISRDIALAELTGGRLHIAHVSTRGSVRLIRQAKERGIPVTAETCPHYFSLTEEAVSGYETKAKVNPPLRTRQDLDAMKEGLKDGTIDVIATDHAPHHRDEKLLEFDKATSGISGLETALSLSLRLVEEGVFTLSQLVEKMAWNPSKILNIRKGSLAAGSDADIVIVDRNKGFIVEPEWFVSKGKNSPFGGWVLKGLPVKVIVKGKISEVS
- the pyrR gene encoding bifunctional pyr operon transcriptional regulator/uracil phosphoribosyltransferase PyrR, producing MAKELLNKKEIDRAIMRMAHEIIEKNKGTENICLVGIQRGGVHLARRLSENIGEIEHVSIPVGSLDISFYRDDLSIRKEHPFVRKTDVPCDITGKKVILVDDVLFTGRSIRAAMDALMDIGRPSAIQLAVLIDRGHRELPIKADYVGKNIPTALDETVRLHLEEEGAEERVIIVHSSGTEGEAHDK
- a CDS encoding 6-phosphofructokinase; its protein translation is MASIKRIGVITSGGDCGGLNAVIKGVARGAYDLGIESVVIPNGYAGLYNLVEFENVVLLNADRVSRIEASLAGSEAGHSRVKISKIEDPNKYERIKEGLKKFGIDALIISGGDDTGSVVVDLASQGIPCIHVPKTMDLDLQPYSVGGDSAINRIAVFTRDLKTTGLSHNRILVIEVFGRYVGHTALRGGIGAEADCILIPEVPVDFDIVYEHMKATYFARVVRSDVKAGTYIIVVAEGLKNASGEMLFDESAGVDAFGHKKLAGAGRYVRQQLEKRLKNDPEVVEFMRKTGMHVPGIYVIPEVREVTPGHLVRSGGSSAYDVNFGYRVGAGAVFLLLEGKSGNTVVDVDGRRIYYMATAEAIRRREVDIEELALFESLGTCFGRKPVKYDHEMIEVKGQVQRHL